In Thermoplasmata archaeon, a single window of DNA contains:
- a CDS encoding prenyltransferase — protein sequence MGPRRIAATDGSAMTVNPRMWVAALRVIPRIEKDAFNRLDPFARWLIATRGAVLVMTFLSATLGGLLAALAGQFNWGLYALVAVGLVVAHGASNLFNDYWDYKQGVDTDNYFRAQYGPHPLVAGLFTERQLLTWAVGTTLVPVAIGLYLAWVRGPWVLVFALLGGFVMMTYAGKPFPLKYLGLGEPAVFLTWGPLMVGGAYYCITGTLTLPVILASFPYALGTTGVLFGKHIDKIEDDTKKGIHTVPVLLGERRARAASIGIFVLMYALVVPLALVGWLPWLVLLVFLSLPRARMAIKAFRSPKPTGPPEGYPKESWPLWFVGFAFLLNRDYGGLFMLALLVTVALQAFGVPGLLLHL from the coding sequence ATGGGCCCGCGTCGTATCGCCGCGACGGACGGGTCGGCCATGACCGTGAATCCGCGGATGTGGGTCGCCGCACTCCGGGTCATCCCGCGCATCGAGAAGGACGCGTTCAACCGGCTCGATCCCTTCGCGCGCTGGCTCATCGCCACACGGGGTGCGGTCCTCGTGATGACGTTCCTTTCGGCCACCCTAGGCGGCCTCCTGGCGGCCCTGGCGGGCCAGTTCAACTGGGGTCTCTACGCCCTCGTGGCCGTGGGCCTGGTCGTCGCGCACGGAGCGAGCAACCTGTTCAACGACTACTGGGACTACAAGCAGGGCGTGGACACGGACAACTACTTCCGGGCACAATACGGCCCGCACCCGCTCGTCGCGGGGCTGTTCACAGAGAGGCAGTTGCTTACCTGGGCCGTGGGCACGACGCTCGTCCCCGTCGCGATCGGTCTGTACCTGGCGTGGGTCCGGGGGCCGTGGGTCCTCGTGTTCGCCCTCCTGGGCGGGTTCGTCATGATGACGTACGCGGGCAAGCCGTTTCCCCTGAAGTACCTCGGACTCGGGGAGCCCGCGGTCTTCCTGACGTGGGGTCCCCTCATGGTAGGAGGCGCGTACTACTGCATCACCGGAACCCTCACGCTTCCCGTAATCCTCGCCTCCTTCCCGTACGCGCTGGGCACCACGGGTGTGCTCTTCGGAAAGCACATCGACAAGATCGAGGACGACACGAAGAAGGGCATCCACACGGTTCCCGTGCTCCTCGGCGAGCGGAGGGCGCGCGCCGCGTCGATCGGGATCTTCGTCCTCATGTACGCCCTGGTCGTCCCCCTCGCGCTGGTCGGCTGGCTCCCCTGGCTCGTCCTGCTCGTGTTCCTGAGCCTCCCGAGGGCGAGGATGGCCATCAAGGCGTTCCGCTCCCCGAAGCCGACCGGGCCACCGGAGGGCTACCCGAAGGAGTCGTGGCCGCTTTGGTTCGTCGGCTTCGCGTTCCTCCTGAACCGGGACTACGGCGGACTCTTCATGCTCGCACTCCTCGTGACCGTGGCTCTCCAAGCGTTCGGCGTACCGGGACTCCTCCTCCACCTGTGA